Part of the Thermococcus sp. genome is shown below.
CCATAACCTTGTAGAGTACTCCAAAGCCGAGAACCGTTAGGCCGGCCACAAAGCTCGCCACTATTCCGACTGCCGAATCAGGTGTAAAGCCGAGCTTTTCAAGCTGGGCGATGATTAGAACGATTGCAATCGTGACGATGAGCGCCACGAGGGTAACGAGGGCGTAGCTGTTGAAAATTAAGGCCAGAATCATTCCTAGAACAGCTCCAAAGAGGAGCGCGTGAAAGAGAGCATGGGTCAGAAAAGCCAGTCCCTTGGTGTTTATCAGCGGGCTCAGAAGACCCAGTAGAACGCTGACCATTATGCTCGCGAGGATTGCCCTGAGGATAAACTCCGGAATCACAGGCCACCACCTCTGTGGATGTGGAAGTCACCCGTTATGCAGTAGAGCTTTCCGCCGACAGGAATAACCTTGGCCATCGGGCCATAAACGGACTTTATGACCTCATCTATCAGGACTTCTTCGGGCTTTCCAAAGGCTATGAGGCGTTTGTTAATCAGCATCACAAGGTCGCCTATCTCGAGGAGCGGGTTGATGTCATGAGTAGTTATAATCATCGTGACGTTCCTCTCTGACTTTATCTTGCTGAGGACGTTCGTAACTTCGACCCTCGCACTGGGGTCCAACGCAGAGAGGGGCTCATCAAGGAGGAGTAGCCTTGGGTCGCTCATCAAAGCCCTCGCCAGAAGAACCCTCTGCTTCTGACCGCCCGATAGTTCTCGGAAGAGTTCGTCCTTAACGTGGTTTAAACCGACGAAGGTCAAAACTTCCTCCGCCTTC
Proteins encoded:
- a CDS encoding metal ABC transporter ATP-binding protein, which produces MKAVEAENLTIFYGGKPALSDVTFGLDEGRTLLLLGPNGAGKTTLLKTIACFHREYSGKLLVFGKKPCNARSLIGYVPQSSSLNERVPLTALEVVAMGGIYRRGFFHFKIPEEILRKAEEVLTFVGLNHVKDELFRELSGGQKQRVLLARALMSDPRLLLLDEPLSALDPSARVEVTNVLSKIKSERNVTMIITTHDINPLLEIGDLVMLINKRLIAFGKPEEVLIDEVIKSVYGPMAKVIPVGGKLYCITGDFHIHRGGGL
- a CDS encoding metal ABC transporter permease, with translation MIPEFILRAILASIMVSVLLGLLSPLINTKGLAFLTHALFHALLFGAVLGMILALIFNSYALVTLVALIVTIAIVLIIAQLEKLGFTPDSAVGIVASFVAGLTVLGFGVLYKVM